GGGGACACAAGGTGTAAGAAGCTTGAATTCATATGACTTAAGTACTCAGGAGATAAATCACTAAATGATTCTTATTCAGTAATCCAATTGTTTGAATACTTTCTCCAATACTGGCTGCTTTGCTACTACAAGGCCTCCATTCCTCCTGAAGCACATAGCTGATCTCAAGATCAATTAACTTTAAAAGTATGCTAGAATAGTTAGAATAAATTAAGACATACCCAAATTTTCAAACATCTTCTGAATTGAAATCTCATTGGCATCGACCATCACACGCTTCTCATCTAGCATTAGGACATTCATGGAAAGCCATTTAGAAGACATCCACAGTGGGTGATCTAAATACAAGAGAATGAACCTTCTACAGTAACCGTAGAATTTGTTCCATGAGAACACTCTTAAGAATACTCtggaaattctttaaaaaaagaaagtatgaaTATACCATCTGGGATGAGTGGCACTGGTGGGTGAACCACTGTCCAGCCTGCTTTCTTGAAGAGCTCAATCTGAAAGACAAATTTAGGTAGATTCTAAACAGACCTCATAAAGTATCACATTATGTCCTccacttcttttcattttctagtgTTTTCCTTAATGCACTCTAGATATACAAAGATACATTACAGACAAAGGTGATATATGCAACACAGAGCCTGTCAGGTTAAAATGATACTTATAAGAGTATTATATTAGTATTATGCTTGTTACTGTTAGTATTATTACTTCTTATATGACTACAGGAATCACTGGTATGATTTGAAGTGCCGTTAATAAAGACAGAATCAGCAAAAATATCACTTGAAATTACTTCTGCATCATGCTTCCTAAGACACTCagtatgcattttatttaacaaaagaaaagaaatacaggcaTTGTATGGAATCATGTTTCTCtaaggattaaaaaaattattaaaaataagaagaggATAATTTGGCTAAAATAGAATTGACTTTCCAACTGCATTGCCTGAATTCTTGGAAGAGCTCCTGGTTATAGGGGTATATGATTAACCACGAGAGGGAGCTCTGATTCCAAAAACTCAGTAAGCAACTCAGTTAATGATGGAGAGGCTTCTGAAACAAGAattagaacaacaacaacaacagaggaGGGTAGGAGGGGGGAAGAGAGGAATTCCTCATAGGAACAAGAAGACCCTCGATATCTCCTTGGATACAATTACTATATTTAAGTTATGGAAGCATTACAATAGTAGTATATCCTATATCCTTGTTTTGACCCTACATTGTTATAAAATAGATCACTTCCATCACATTTAAATTGTGCACACAAGAAGAAACACACAACACACCTGTCTAGTCTACCCACAgtaagaaagcaaagagcagcagcagcagaaaactgGGGGATACATTTCTTACCTTACAATTGCTATTTAAGTCGAATAATTCAGAGTTACTCGAGTATATACAACTTGTGGGTTGGTATTTGCCAAGCAGAGCCCTAATCCATCTGAATaagttttaaatataaaacacatgatactttttcttttgcatcaaTCTTACCTGATGACAGGGACGGTCTGGGTTGGACAACACAAGACCAGGTCCAATGATATTAAACGTGGCATCAATGTGCATAGGGTTTGGATCCTTAAAGGAAATTACATGCACTCGGTAGTCAGGTGCAAGATGTCTCCTCATCCATTCAATGCCCATGTAATTTGTAACCTAAAAACAGAACTAAGTTTCACTAGCTAGAACATGAACAGCATCCTAGCATGGTTTTTCTAaggttttatttaaataaatatttaacaccAAAATATTAGAAGTTGGTGCCTCTAGCTAGCTTCTAACAGCTAAGAGGCACTctataaaataatttactttgCCAAAATTACTATTTTAATGTTGTTCAGGAAtttaaagaatataaaaatataaataccaATCATTAAAACAGGCAACAAAACTGCTGGAAGAAACCTTTGTTTACCTGACTCCTTTGTACAAAGATATCTCTTCCAGCTCTAATGAAATCAGCAGCATCAAAACATGGCTCAAATTCAGTAGTTACAAATTTTCCCTGAGCAGCCAGTTTATGTCTGTCTTCAACAGTGCGGATAGGATAATCCTGGTTATAAAAGAGAACAACTTTAGGCTGATGTTGGtaggagaaagttttttttaatctatttgaCACTTAAAGAGtatttggaaatgaagaaaatacatttaagcCAGTAACAAGCACATTCCTTCAAGCTGGTTTAGTTTTCTTGCTtctaaatgagaagaaaaaaagaccttaATTATGGAAGTTTAAATGAGATTTCAAGCACATTCAAGAATAGGTGACGATAAATCAGTTATACTAAGAAGTAAATAGTCCCTTAGAGCCTCTGTTTCTACAGTACACTGGCTTCTGGATTCAAAGTATTCATTACTAGTGGAGTTTAACTATCAGTCCAACAAATCACTGCACAGTGACAAAAATACTGATATGCAAGCTCTTTCCTAACACAGGTGGACTTTGTACTTTATCCATGTTTTAGAGTGGAGCAGTACTTCAACTTAGAAGGTAGATCTCCAAAAagttaaatgcattttagaatcatataatggaattaaaaacaaattaggtggaaaagagcattaaaaagCTACTAAGATAAGTAAGAATGCATTGGAATACGCTTTGGATGTTTCCTAATACTGAACAATTATTCTAAggtaatttcattttaaaaagtctaCATTGCATCATTGGGAAGTGTCACTGTACCAAAAAAGTTTTAATGATTCCACAAGCaattttactgcatttattgTAGATGCTTTTGTCAAGACCCTAAAGTATTTGGGGACCTACCAAAATTGCCTGAGTCAAAGTAAACCATTACAGAGGAGAAGAAGCAGTAAAAAACTCACTTAAGTATTTATAAGGTAAATAGCCAGTTTAAATCCTCCACTAGTTCTTCATTTAACTTCCAAAACTTCATGCAAAACAAGACTTATGAGGTCTTTTTGGTGAAAAACATGCAGTCTGACTTTGCTGATACACTCAGAAAATAGGGACACCCTCGAAGAATCTTAATTCTATAAAGCAATCTTTGTAATGACCTTCCAGCAATGCTACATTTCAGTCAGCAATCAAAACAATTGAAAGAAGACCTGAATTAAACAGGCACAGCTTCCTGCTTATTACCCAGGCATTCATTCAGTTCCACCTGGAAAGGCCATAAAACATTTGCATACACGGATAAGTTCCCTATTTCTCTCCAACCCCTTCCAATTTTGTGAAACAGACATTGAAACTAACAAGTTCTGAAGCAAAATGAGAGTAATACCTGATCATAGAGCTCGTCTGCCATTGTGGGTTTGGGAGCAGTTGTCCACTTAGCACCATTGTTGAAGTAATCTTTAATTATTCGTCTGTATGCTCTGTACTCAAAGAAACGAGCACGCCAAGCCATAGGTGCTTCAATGATTTCATTTCCTACCACCAGCAGGATGTCTCTTGGCATGGCAGCATACATacctaaaaggaaaaaatccatTCATTGATGAGACAAATATGCTTTCGTCATTTCTTTCAGGTTATTCATTTTTCACACTGATTTTTACCATTACTGCTCTCTGAAAGACTTGCAAATAGCATCTTCGTAGAAGTCAGAAAACCAGCCCATAAAGAAGACCTTACTGatattcttcagttt
This window of the Excalfactoria chinensis isolate bCotChi1 chromosome 10, bCotChi1.hap2, whole genome shotgun sequence genome carries:
- the GATM gene encoding glycine amidinotransferase, mitochondrial; the encoded protein is MLRVRCLRGGSRGAEAAHFIGSRLGRAFTGWVQRSLQSTQAAAASQNRCAAEDKAHSPAPKECPVCSYNEWDPLEEVIVGRAENACVPPFSVEVKANTYEKYWGFYQKFGGESFPKDHVKKAIAEIEEMCNILTKEGVIVKRPDPIDWSVKYKTPDFESTGMYAAMPRDILLVVGNEIIEAPMAWRARFFEYRAYRRIIKDYFNNGAKWTTAPKPTMADELYDQDYPIRTVEDRHKLAAQGKFVTTEFEPCFDAADFIRAGRDIFVQRSQVTNYMGIEWMRRHLAPDYRVHVISFKDPNPMHIDATFNIIGPGLVLSNPDRPCHQIELFKKAGWTVVHPPVPLIPDDHPLWMSSKWLSMNVLMLDEKRVMVDANEISIQKMFENLGISTIKVNIRHANSLGGGFHCWTCDIRRRGTLQSYFD